A genomic stretch from Desulfotignum balticum DSM 7044 includes:
- a CDS encoding class I SAM-dependent methyltransferase → MHDRKFNPQKLQKLNSPDRLKDIPPDYIMGKLNLKKSEVLVEIGAGTAFFSKAFLRQLDAKTVYACDLSETMLQWIKDNVTLKYPNIIPVKTGESTIPLEDRLADMVFTINLHHELENPGLMLLEAYRLLKPGGKICIVDWLKKEMAEGPPAKIRCFLGDVKAQVVQAGFGNVKDYEDLAKHFLVVGEKGH, encoded by the coding sequence GTGCATGACAGGAAATTCAATCCCCAAAAATTGCAGAAGCTGAATAGCCCGGACAGACTGAAGGACATCCCGCCTGATTACATTATGGGCAAGCTGAATCTGAAAAAATCGGAGGTGTTGGTCGAGATTGGTGCTGGCACTGCGTTTTTCAGCAAAGCGTTTCTCCGGCAGTTGGATGCAAAAACCGTATATGCCTGTGATTTATCCGAAACCATGCTCCAATGGATCAAGGACAATGTAACGCTGAAGTATCCCAATATCATCCCCGTAAAGACCGGAGAATCTACCATCCCGCTTGAAGACCGCCTGGCAGACATGGTGTTTACCATTAATCTTCACCATGAACTGGAAAATCCCGGGCTAATGCTCCTTGAAGCCTACCGTCTGTTAAAGCCCGGCGGGAAAATATGCATCGTTGACTGGCTGAAAAAGGAAATGGCGGAAGGGCCGCCCGCAAAGATCAGGTGTTTTCTCGGGGATGTGAAGGCGCAGGTGGTACAGGCCGGTTTTGGAAATGTCAAGGACTATGAGGACCTGGCAAAACACTTTCTCGTTGTCGGGGAAAAGGGGCATTAG